A single window of Candidatus Rhabdochlamydia oedothoracis DNA harbors:
- the dnaA gene encoding chromosomal replication initiator protein DnaA, whose amino-acid sequence MLTKTPQEAWSEFLETVEKRCSPTEFQNWFAPIRLREEVSEELCLEVPNIFVQEYLINNYKKELSSFLSVKATGELSLSFTISETKKAEPLPQIPLNQLASPSSQHALEVKLNPNYTFQHFIEGPSNQFVKSAAVGIATRPGKSYTLMFIHGGVGLGKTHILHSIGHQVRERHKKLRVYCITTEAFINDLVDNLRNKSLDRMKRFYRSLDVLLVDDIQFLQNRPNFEEEFCNTFESLINQGKQIVITSDKPPGQLKLSERLIARMEWGLVANVGIPDLETRVAILQHKAEQKGFRLPQSIAFFIAEHIYNNVRQLEGAINRLNAYCRLMKLDITQEVVESTLGELFQTSSHKKISVDNILKSVATIFGVRISDLKSSVRSKDVSFPRQVAMYLAKELINDSLMRLASAFGGKTHSTLLHAWKKIAGLVKKDERLRRQIDMARRNLEA is encoded by the coding sequence ATGTTGACAAAAACCCCGCAAGAAGCATGGTCGGAATTTTTAGAGACTGTTGAAAAACGATGTTCTCCTACAGAATTTCAGAATTGGTTTGCTCCAATTCGCTTACGAGAAGAGGTCTCTGAAGAACTCTGCCTTGAGGTGCCAAACATTTTTGTTCAAGAATATCTCATTAATAATTACAAAAAAGAACTCAGTTCTTTTCTATCAGTAAAAGCAACAGGTGAACTTAGTTTATCTTTTACCATTTCAGAGACAAAAAAAGCAGAGCCCTTACCACAAATCCCTTTAAACCAGCTAGCCTCTCCCTCTTCTCAACACGCCTTAGAGGTAAAGCTCAACCCCAATTATACATTTCAGCATTTCATTGAAGGGCCTTCGAATCAATTTGTAAAATCTGCTGCTGTAGGAATTGCCACTCGTCCTGGTAAATCTTACACCCTTATGTTCATTCATGGAGGAGTAGGCTTAGGTAAAACCCATATTTTGCATTCTATCGGTCATCAAGTAAGAGAAAGGCATAAAAAACTACGCGTTTATTGTATTACCACAGAAGCTTTCATTAATGACCTAGTTGATAACTTACGCAATAAGTCTTTAGATCGTATGAAACGATTCTATCGCTCTTTAGATGTTTTACTTGTAGATGATATTCAGTTTTTGCAAAATCGCCCTAATTTCGAAGAAGAGTTTTGTAATACTTTTGAGAGCTTAATCAATCAGGGTAAACAAATTGTAATTACTAGTGATAAACCTCCAGGACAACTCAAACTCTCCGAAAGGTTGATCGCAAGAATGGAATGGGGACTTGTAGCCAATGTAGGAATCCCCGATTTAGAAACACGGGTAGCAATCCTGCAACACAAAGCAGAACAAAAAGGATTTCGTCTTCCTCAATCAATTGCATTTTTTATTGCAGAGCACATTTATAACAATGTGCGCCAACTGGAAGGCGCTATCAACCGCCTAAATGCTTATTGTCGCTTGATGAAACTTGATATCACACAAGAAGTTGTAGAAAGCACTTTAGGTGAGTTATTTCAAACTTCTTCACATAAAAAGATCTCTGTAGATAACATTTTAAAAAGCGTAGCTACCATTTTTGGAGTGCGCATTAGCGATTTAAAAAGTTCTGTTCGTTCAAAAGATGTTTCCTTTCCAAGACAAGTTGCTATGTATCTTGCTAAAGAACTCATTAATGATTCTCTTATGCGACTTGCTTCTGCTTTTGGAGGCAAAACTCACTCTACTCTTTTACATGCCTGGAAAAAAATTGCAGGCCTTGTGAAAAAAGATGAAAGACTACGTCGTCAAATCGATATGGCTAGACGCAATTTAGAAGCTTAA